In Lachnospiraceae bacterium, the DNA window ATGGCCCGTACTGCAATGCCTGCTGCGCTGACAAAGATCATTCCCCGTTTTTCTGCAAACATCCGGCCTGTCCACTGGGAAAGTGGCTCTCCTCCCGGTTCTTTCATTCCTTCTTTTTTCCATTCTTCTCTTAAAAAACGTCCCGGAACTACTGCCTCGCATTCTCCTCCGGCTTCTCTTAACTTATGAAAAAGGCGTCTGCATACCCAGGCGCCCCGTTCTGTAAAACAGATCACTGCATATTTCATCCTGCTACCTGTACTTTCTAAAATCGGTCAGTTGATCTTTTGTATTCTAAAAACATTCGTAATCCTCTCATTTTTCTTCAAAAAATGGCTTCTTACTCATGTTTTTGGCGGATCCCAAGTTCAAAATCCTCCTGCAAGCAAGCCCTCGTCGGATTTCAGATCTTTTGGTCCTGGTGTCATCAGTATACTGGATTTTCAGCTTCCTTTCAATGCTTCCTCTTTTAATTGTCTCTTCCGTCCTGTGATCATACCGCCAATACGGCCACTTTCCTTGGAAGTAAGGCTTTTCCAGCCCTTTTGCAACACTTTCTCATCCAATCCCAGTTCCTGGGCAATCTCAAATTTCAACTGTTCGTCTGGTGTCATATTGTGAACGTCAAATTCTTTTTTCTTTTTTGATTTCCCCATAAATCTATGCTCCTTATATAATGATGTATTTTTCATCGGTCTGTTATAAGAAGTATGTCCTTTTAGGAAAGAAATAATTCAATAACATACAAAGCATGCAACTGGCAGTTTTTTCCAAATGTATAACAAAAAAGAGCAGTCCCACAGGGAACCACTCTTTCATCACGTCATACACATGGGGAACGCGCCACTGACGCGTTCCCTGATCTGCATTCAGTTATTACTTTGCGTAAGAATTAATGTCTACATCTGCAACATCCTCATTCTGTGGAGCTGCCTGAAGAGCCTTTACACTTAAGCTGATCTTGTGATCATCTTCATTGAAATCTACAACCTTAGCCTCGATCTCCTGGCCGATCTTTAATACATCAGCTGGTTTCTCGATATGCTCTCTGGAAATCTGGGATACATGAAGCAGTGCGTCAACACCTGGCTCTAACTCTACGAAAGCGCCAAAGTCAGTCATACGAGCAACACGTCCAGTCACTACGCTGCCTGCTGCATACTTCTCAGCTGCATGTGCCCAAGGATTAGCCTCTGGGAACTTTAAGCTTAATGCGATCTTCTCGCCCTGGATATCTTTGATCAGAACAGTTACTTTATCACCGGACTTGAATACCTTCTTAGGATTCTCAACGCGGCCCCAGCTCATCTCTGAGATATGAAGCAGACCATCAGCTCCGCCTAAGTCAATGAATGCACCGAAGTCTGTTACATTCTTAACAGTTCCTTCTACCTTATCACCAACCTGGATCTTGGAGAACAGCTCTTCTTTCAGTTTAGTCTTTTCAGCAACTAATAACTGCTTTCTATCGCCAATGATTCTTCTTCTCTTAGGATTGAACTCAGTAATTACAAACTGGATCTCCTGTCCTGCATACTTGGAAAGATCCTTCTCATAAGTATCAGATACAAGGCTTGCCGGGATAAATACTCTGGAGCCTTCTACTTCAACGCTTAAACCGCCATCTAATACCTGAGCTACTTTCGCAGTCAGAACTTCCTGATTCTCAAATGCCTCTTCCAGACGCTTATTGCCTCTGTCAGCTGCCATACGCTTGTAAGATAAGGATACCATGCCAACACCATCGTTCAGCTTGATAACCTTAGCTTCCATTTCTTCACCAACCTGTACCTTGGTAGTTAAATCTACACTATTGTCATTGCTGTACTCGTCACGGGTGATAACGCCCTCAGACTTGTTGCCCGCAATG includes these proteins:
- a CDS encoding alpha/beta-type small acid-soluble spore protein — translated: MGKSKKKKEFDVHNMTPDEQLKFEIAQELGLDEKVLQKGWKSLTSKESGRIGGMITGRKRQLKEEALKGS
- a CDS encoding bifunctional 4-hydroxy-3-methylbut-2-enyl diphosphate reductase/30S ribosomal protein S1; this encodes MERQVIVAKSAGFCFGVERAVERVYEQIKAVNEGKAQGPIYTYGPIIHNEEVVRDLEEKGVRVLDTEEDLKNLPEGQGTVVIRSHGVSRYIYDILNSRKVNVVDATCPFVKKIHKIVDEHSGAGEAVVIIGSPIHPEVEGIRGWGNGDTVVIENEADAKEYNLPEGKKLCIVSQTTFNYNKFQELVEKILKKGYDSSVLNTICNATQERQVEAARIASSVEAMIVIGGRHSSNTQKLYEICLKECENTFYIQTLGDLDPDSVSSVRSVGITAGASTPKKIIEEVHTRMAEQSFAELLKEEEESTKPIRTGEIVTGQVIEVNKDEIILSIAGNKSEGVITRDEYSNDNSVDLTTKVQVGEEMEAKVIKLNDGVGMVSLSYKRMAADRGNKRLEEAFENQEVLTAKVAQVLDGGLSVEVEGSRVFIPASLVSDTYEKDLSKYAGQEIQFVITEFNPKRRRIIGDRKQLLVAEKTKLKEELFSKIQVGDKVEGTVKNVTDFGAFIDLGGADGLLHISEMSWGRVENPKKVFKSGDKVTVLIKDIQGEKIALSLKFPEANPWAHAAEKYAAGSVVTGRVARMTDFGAFVELEPGVDALLHVSQISREHIEKPADVLKIGQEIEAKVVDFNEDDHKISLSVKALQAAPQNEDVADVDINSYAK